AAGATCACCATCCGGCGCAGTCGGGGCTTCACCTGGAAACGGTCATGGCCGCAGGGGACGAAGTACCGCTCTCGCCAGGCGGGCTTGACGCTCTCCAGCGCGGCGGCGGGATAGATGCCCGCGCGGCCGGTCGCCAGGGACTGCTCGTCGATGTCGCTGGCCACGATGGCCAGGTGGAACCCCGGAGGCGCCGCCTCCAGCCCCGGGCCGAGGATATCCGAAATGGTCATCGCGATGGAATAGGGCTCCTCGCCGCTGGCGCAGGCCGCCGACCATATGCGCAGGACCAGGACCTGGCGCGCCGCGGCGGAACTCGGCGGGCTCATGCGGGCCGCCAGGAATTTCCGGCGCAGCAGGTCCGGCAGCAGCCTCTCGCGCAGATAGGCCCAGAGCGGCGGGTCGCGGAAGAAGGAGGTGACGTTGATGCTGATGCAGCCGACGAGGCGGGAGAGCTCCTCGTCGTCGCGCGCGAGGATGTCGAGATAGTCCGCCCAGGCGTCGCGCGGCTTGCCCAGCGCCGCGAGACGGACGTTGATGCGGCGCTTGACGTAGCCGACGGTATAGGGCGCCAGGTCGAAGCCCCGCGCCTCCAGGACTCGGCGGCAGATGGCCGCGTAGACGGGGTCTTCCGTTTCCTCGCGCACGACGCCTAGTTCAGCTTGAATTGCTTGGCCGCCTCGTCGAGCTTCTTCGCCACGGCGGCCAGGTTCCGGCCGGAGGAGGCGATCTCTTCCAAGGCGGCGTTCTGCTCCTGGGCTCCGGCCGAGGCCTCCTGCGAGGATGCGGCCGTCTCCTCGGTGCCCGCCGCGATCTGCTCGATCTCCTTGGCCACGTTCTGCACGGCCTTGGCGATCTCCTTGAAGACCTCCTGGGTCGTGCCGGTCAGGATCCCTCCGGCCGAGACCTCCTCCGCCCCGCGCCGGACCAGCTCCACGCCGTGGCCGGTGTCCTTCTGCACCGACTGGATGATCTCCTGGATCTGCTTGGCCGAGTTCGAGGAGGTCTCCGCGAGCTTGCGCACCTCGTCGGCCACCACCGCGAAGCTCTTGCCCACCTCTCCCGCCCGCGCCGCCTCGATGGCGGCGTTCAAGGACAGGAGGTTGGTCTGGTCCGCGATCTTGGTGATGACCTGGACGATCTCCCCGATCTGGGCGGAGCGCTGGTTGAGGCGCTCCATGGCGCCCAGGGCCTCGTGCATGGCCGCGTCTATGGTCTTCATCTTGAGGACGAGGTTCCTGACGGCCTCCTCGCCCTTCTGGGCCTGGGCGGCCGCCGAGTTCGACTCGGCGGAGGCGTGCTGGGCGGACTGGGCGATGGAGGTGGTGGAGCCGGATATCTGGGTGATGGTGCCGGCCAGCTGGCTCATGGTCTGGCTGGACTTCTCCGAGACATGGGCCATGTTCGCGGAGGCCTGGGCGATCGTGGCCGACGATTTCTGCACCTCGCCGATGAGATTCTCGCGCAGGGCCGTCACCATCGCGTTGGTGATCTTGCCCAATTGCTCGATGAGCGGGTCGTCGGCGCGCTCCTCGGCCTTGACCGAGAGGTCGCCCTTGCTGATCTTCTGCATGATCTCGAAGTGCGAGCTCAATCCGATGGCGAGCGACATGGCGTTCTGGTGGATGGCGTCCTTCTCCGCCATGGTCTCCTGGAGCTTCTTGACCAGGAGATTGATGAACTTGGACATGCGGTTGACCGTCTCGTCCTCGGTGTCCTCCCGGGCCCGCACCGTCTGGTCGCCCTTGGCGATGCGCTCCAGGAGATCCATCCCCTCCTTCATCTCATACTCGAGCAGCTGTATCTTGGTCTCCTCTTCCGCGGCGAGGAAATGCTTCAAATAGCTCTTGATGCTCATGTTCCCACTCCTGTTCCCTTATAAAGATTCAGCTGCGCGCGCCGCCCGGCCCGAGGCCGCGGACGCCACGCCCTCCCGGGGGGCCGCGAGTGACCGCGCTAGAACTGGATCTGCGCCCGGAACTTGCCTCCGCCCTCGTCGTTGCAGAACAGCAGGGTCCGCTTGGTGCGATCGCACCACTGCTTGACGTCCGCCGCGAAGGTCTGGCAGTCGGCGCTCACCTCGAGTACGTCTCCCGACTTGAGCTCAGCCGACTTCGCGGTGATCTTCAGGATCGGCTGCGGGCACTTCAAGCCTTTGCAGTCCAGTTGCACGTTGGCCATTTCTTGTTCTCCTTGACTCTGCGGCTGGTCATTGCTGCGTCTGCTCACGGGCCGGAGTTGCCTCCAGGTCCGTCTTCTTGAGCTGCGTCTGCTCCGTCTCCGACAAGATCCTCTCTGCGTTGAGCAGGATGATGATGCGGTCGCCCACCTTCCCGATGCCGTCGATGTACTCCTCGCCGATGCGGGACAGCGTCGGGGGTACGGTGTCTATCTGCTTGCGCGCCAGGCGGATGACTTCGCTGACGCCGTCGGCTATGAAGCCCACCGACTGGCGGGAGATGTCGGTGACCGCGATGCGCGTCTTGTCGTCCCAGGCCCTGGCGGGGAAGCCGAACCTCTTGCGCAGGTCGATGATGGGGATGATCCGGCCCCGGAGGTTGATGATGCCTTCGATGTAGGCGGGCATCCGCGGGACGCGCGTGATCTGGGGCATCCGGATGAGGGTCTCGATGTTCATGATCGGGATGCCGTACTCCTCGCCCGCCAACTGGATGACCACGAACTGGGAGGATTCCTCCCGCTTCGACTTGTCTTCTATGGACATGGGGACTCCTCAGGCGCCTTGGCGCAGCTTACCGAGGGCCTCGGCGAGCTGCTCGGCCTTGACGGGCTTCTCCACGAAGCCCTTGGCCCCCAGGCGCAGGGCGTCGTCTATCATTTGCCGCTGGCCTAGAGCCGAGATGACCAGGACGCGGGCCTGGGGGTCGAGCGCGCGGAGCTGTTCGATGCCTTTGAGCCCCGAGTCGCCGGGCATCACTAGGTCCATGGTCACCAGGTCCGGCTTGAGTGCTTGGTATTTTTCGAGCGCCTGGGGGACGTTCTCCGCCTCTCCCACCACCTCCAGGCCCTGGCCGACGAGAAGGTTGCGCATCACCAGGCGCATGAACTTCGAATCATCCGTTATCAGTACTCTTTTGATTTCCACATACACTCCGATCCAGACCTATCTTTTCCGCCTAGCCGACCGAGGCCGTCAGGCGGTCCAAGAAC
The DNA window shown above is from Elusimicrobiota bacterium and carries:
- a CDS encoding methyl-accepting chemotaxis protein, translating into MSIKSYLKHFLAAEEETKIQLLEYEMKEGMDLLERIAKGDQTVRAREDTEDETVNRMSKFINLLVKKLQETMAEKDAIHQNAMSLAIGLSSHFEIMQKISKGDLSVKAEERADDPLIEQLGKITNAMVTALRENLIGEVQKSSATIAQASANMAHVSEKSSQTMSQLAGTITQISGSTTSIAQSAQHASAESNSAAAQAQKGEEAVRNLVLKMKTIDAAMHEALGAMERLNQRSAQIGEIVQVITKIADQTNLLSLNAAIEAARAGEVGKSFAVVADEVRKLAETSSNSAKQIQEIIQSVQKDTGHGVELVRRGAEEVSAGGILTGTTQEVFKEIAKAVQNVAKEIEQIAAGTEETAASSQEASAGAQEQNAALEEIASSGRNLAAVAKKLDEAAKQFKLN
- a CDS encoding sulfurtransferase TusA family protein; this translates as MANVQLDCKGLKCPQPILKITAKSAELKSGDVLEVSADCQTFAADVKQWCDRTKRTLLFCNDEGGGKFRAQIQF
- a CDS encoding chemotaxis protein CheW; translated protein: MSIEDKSKREESSQFVVIQLAGEEYGIPIMNIETLIRMPQITRVPRMPAYIEGIINLRGRIIPIIDLRKRFGFPARAWDDKTRIAVTDISRQSVGFIADGVSEVIRLARKQIDTVPPTLSRIGEEYIDGIGKVGDRIIILLNAERILSETEQTQLKKTDLEATPAREQTQQ
- a CDS encoding response regulator, with amino-acid sequence MEIKRVLITDDSKFMRLVMRNLLVGQGLEVVGEAENVPQALEKYQALKPDLVTMDLVMPGDSGLKGIEQLRALDPQARVLVISALGQRQMIDDALRLGAKGFVEKPVKAEQLAEALGKLRQGA
- a CDS encoding protein-glutamate O-methyltransferase CheR, which produces MREETEDPVYAAICRRVLEARGFDLAPYTVGYVKRRINVRLAALGKPRDAWADYLDILARDDEELSRLVGCISINVTSFFRDPPLWAYLRERLLPDLLRRKFLAARMSPPSSAAARQVLVLRIWSAACASGEEPYSIAMTISDILGPGLEAAPPGFHLAIVASDIDEQSLATGRAGIYPAAALESVKPAWRERYFVPCGHDRFQVKPRLRRMVIFQRHDFLKEKPFKAVDLVFFRNAGIYLDSGRRKPLLDKFHHALVPGGYLVLGMSELILGPQGSQAYAEFSVDEHVYRKA